One window from the genome of Capsicum annuum cultivar UCD-10X-F1 unplaced genomic scaffold, UCD10Xv1.1 ctg3943, whole genome shotgun sequence encodes:
- the LOC107879785 gene encoding protein DETOXIFICATION 55, producing the protein MAAEQTKTHPTLPEVTEELKKIMDRGFPILAMGLATYLKNMILVVCMGRLGSLELAGGALAIGFTNITGYSVLSGLALGMEPLSSQAFGSRNLTIVSLALQRTIFMLLTASIPIAFLWFNFESLMLKLHQDSQIIHVASVFCRFAVPDLIANSFLHPLRIYLRCKGTTWPLLWCTSLATVLHFPITVYLTFTLRLGIQGIAISTFVSDFVTLFFLLGYIFFTYDQHGSLSKPLPENIKLLPSISVGEQWIILLQLAIPSCLAVCLEWWWYEFMTVLAGYLDRPEVPLAASAIVIQTTSLMYTLPSALSASVSSRVGNELGAGRPAKARLATGIAIGLAFLTSTFGFLLTTLGREAWGTVFTKDREVLELTATVLPIIGLCELANCPQTTCCGVLRGSARPGVGAGINFYSFYLMGTPVAIILAFVWKLGFLGLCYGLLAAQVACVISMLIVTYSIDWEGASLKAQELVGRTNELPYEDQLVKIEEGNGLIKGFNF; encoded by the exons ATGGCAGCAGAGCAGACCAAAACACACCCGACTTTACCAGAG GTCACGGaggaattgaagaaaataatggacAGAGGTTTTCCTATACTTGCTATGGGCTTGGCGACCTACttaaaaaacatgattttagttgtGTGCATGGGAAGGCTGGGAAGCTTGGAACTGGCAGGGGGTGCACTGGCCATTGGCTTCACCAATATAACTGGTTACTCTGTATTGTCTGGCCTAGCCTTGGGGATGGAACCACTTTCTAGTCAGGCTTTTGGATCAAGAAACTTAACTATAGTGTCTCTTGCCCTTCAAAGGACAATCTTTATGTTATTAACTGCATCTATACCTATTGCGTTTTTATGGTTTAATTTTGAGTCTCTCATGCTAAAGCTACACCAAGACTCACAAATAATACATGTCGCAAGTGTATTTTGCAGATTTGCTGTCCCAGATCTTATTGCTAACAGCTTTCTTCACCCTTTACGCATCTACCTACGGTGTAAAGGGACAACATGGCCTCTATTATGGTGTACTTCACTTGCAACAGTGTTGCATTTCCCTATCACAGTTTACCTGACTTTTACTCTCCGTCTCGGGATTCAAGGAATTGCAATTTCAACCTTTGTCTCTGACTTTGTCACCTTATTCTTCCTTTTAGGCTATATCTTCTTTACTTATGACCAACATGGATCTCTGTCAAAGCCCCTACcagaaaatataaaacttcttCCTTCCATTTCTGTGGGAGAGCAATGGATAATACTTCTTCAACTTGCTATACCTAGTTGTTTAGCAGTTTGCTTAGAGTGGTGGTGGTATGAGTTCATGACAGTTCTAGCCGGCTACCTTGACAGGCCTGAAGTTCCACTTGCCGCATCTGCTATTGTAATACAAACCACATCTCTCATGTACACATTGCCTTCAGCCTTAAGTGCTTCAGTATCAAGCAGGGTAGGGAACGAACTTGGAGCGGGACGGCCAGCTAAGGCTCGCTTGGCGACAGGGATAGCCATAGGGCTGGCTTTTTTGACTTCAACATTTGGATTCTTACTCACCACCTTAGGGAGAGAAGCATGGGGAACAGTctttacaaaagatagagaagtaCTGGAGCTAACAGCGACCGTTCTCCCCATTATTGGACTTTGTGAACTAGCTAATTGTCCACAAACAACATGTTGTGGGGTGCTTCGGGGAAGTGCTAGGCCCGGTGTTGGTGCAGGTATTAACTTCTACTCGTTCTATTTGATGGGAACACCAGTGGCCATCATTTTGGCCTTCGTTTGGAAACtaggatttttgggtctttgttATGGGCTTCTAGCAGCTCAAGTGGCATGTGTAATCTCAATGTTAATAGTCACTTATAGTATTGATTGGGAAGGAGCATCCTTGAAGGCACAAGAACTAGTGGGAAGAACTAATGAACTCCCATATGAAGATCAACTGGTAAAAATTGAGGAGGGTAATGGACTTATCAAAGGATTTAACTTCTGA